The following coding sequences are from one Shumkonia mesophila window:
- a CDS encoding AraC family transcriptional regulator, with protein sequence MDKTRELAHQILRHAREPGLSGTAVQRLSLIRADVPTVPTPSVYEASLCLIAQGSKRVSLGERSVVYDASHYLLVSVDLPLVGHVLEATPAEPYLCCKIDLDPTVLADLLATQSRTAPSAELSPLAVYPADPDLFDAACRLVRLLDRPEHIATLAPLIEREILYRLLMGPHGPTLRRMAAGDSRLGRIGRAIAWIRTYYREPLRIDDIASAAHMSPSSLHEHFKAVTTLTPLEFQKQLRLQEARRLMLAKGATAGAASFSVGYQSPSQFSREYRRLFGAPPRRDVDRLQRVDLAAN encoded by the coding sequence ATGGACAAAACGCGAGAGCTCGCCCACCAGATCCTGCGTCACGCGCGCGAACCCGGATTGAGCGGAACGGCCGTCCAACGCCTTTCGCTGATCAGGGCCGATGTGCCGACCGTGCCGACGCCCTCGGTTTACGAGGCGTCGTTATGCCTGATCGCCCAGGGGTCGAAGCGCGTTTCGCTCGGCGAACGAAGCGTCGTCTACGACGCATCGCACTATCTGCTGGTGTCGGTGGACCTGCCGCTGGTCGGCCATGTGTTGGAGGCGACCCCGGCCGAACCGTATCTGTGCTGCAAGATCGATCTCGACCCAACCGTCCTCGCAGATCTTCTGGCGACGCAGTCGCGAACGGCGCCGTCGGCCGAACTGTCCCCCCTGGCCGTCTACCCGGCCGATCCGGACCTTTTCGATGCGGCCTGCCGCCTCGTCCGGCTGCTCGACCGACCCGAACACATCGCGACGCTGGCGCCGCTGATCGAGCGCGAAATCCTCTACCGGCTCCTGATGGGTCCGCACGGGCCGACGCTCCGGCGCATGGCGGCCGGCGACAGCCGTTTGGGCAGGATCGGCCGCGCCATCGCCTGGATCCGTACCTACTATCGCGAGCCGCTGCGGATCGACGACATCGCCTCCGCCGCGCATATGAGCCCTTCGTCCCTGCACGAGCATTTCAAGGCCGTCACCACCCTGACGCCGCTCGAATTCCAAAAGCAGCTCCGGCTTCAGGAGGCGCGGCGATTGATGCTGGCCAAAGGCGCGACGGCGGGCGCGGCGAGCTTCTCGGTCGGCTACCAAAGTCCATCGCAGTTCAGCCGCGAATACCGCCGCCTCTTCGGCGCGCCGCCGCGCCGGGACGTGGACCGACTTCAAAGGGTGGACCTCGCCGCCAATTGA